One region of Pseudomonadota bacterium genomic DNA includes:
- the rny gene encoding ribonuclease Y encodes MNNIAIIIIAIAALFAGFVLARFIQKKKIGEYEKIGRKILDDAKKEADVLTREASIQAKDVAIQSKNEFEQEIKTRKIELQNIEKRLSQKESNLDKKIELIDKKEDELSKKDREATNKHSQLDNKIREYENLLANERKKLEKISGLTAEEAKKILMELMEDDAKYEALKICKKIEEDARERADKKAKEIIAQSIQRYAGDYVGEDAVSTVSLPNEEMKGRIIGREGRNIRALEAATGVDIIIDDTPEAVILSCFNPIRREVARIAIERLISDGRIHPARIEEIVSKVAEEMEEKIKEAGEQAIFDLGIHNVHPELVRLLGRLKYRSSYAQNIYQHSLEVAFICGIIASELRINIKEAKRAGLLHDIGKAVDHEVEGSHASLGADLAKKHGESDIIVHAILAHHEDIQASGILDVIVQAADALSGARPGARREMLETYIKRLDELERISNSFPGVEKSYAIQAGREIRIIVSSEKINDEQTYLLSRDIAKKIETDLSYPGQIKIVVIRETRAVEYAK; translated from the coding sequence TTGAACAATATAGCGATAATTATTATAGCCATAGCAGCTCTTTTTGCTGGTTTTGTACTTGCCAGATTTATTCAGAAAAAAAAGATCGGTGAGTACGAGAAGATTGGCAGGAAAATACTGGATGATGCAAAGAAAGAAGCGGATGTGCTTACTAGAGAGGCATCTATCCAGGCTAAAGATGTTGCAATTCAGTCAAAGAATGAGTTTGAGCAAGAAATAAAAACAAGAAAAATCGAGCTTCAGAATATAGAGAAGCGACTTTCCCAAAAAGAATCAAACCTTGACAAAAAAATCGAGTTAATCGACAAAAAGGAAGATGAGCTATCAAAAAAAGACAGGGAAGCAACAAACAAGCATTCTCAACTTGATAACAAGATCAGGGAATACGAAAACCTGTTAGCAAATGAAAGGAAAAAGCTCGAGAAAATATCAGGGTTAACTGCAGAGGAAGCGAAGAAAATTCTTATGGAATTAATGGAAGATGATGCAAAATATGAAGCCCTGAAAATATGCAAGAAAATTGAGGAAGATGCGAGAGAAAGAGCGGACAAGAAGGCAAAAGAAATCATAGCTCAGTCGATTCAGAGGTATGCAGGCGATTATGTCGGGGAAGACGCTGTCTCAACCGTTTCCCTTCCTAATGAGGAGATGAAAGGCAGGATTATAGGCAGGGAAGGAAGGAACATAAGGGCATTGGAGGCGGCCACAGGCGTTGATATTATCATTGATGATACGCCCGAAGCCGTTATACTCTCATGTTTTAACCCGATAAGAAGGGAAGTTGCACGGATTGCCATCGAAAGACTGATAAGCGACGGGAGGATTCATCCTGCAAGGATTGAAGAGATAGTGTCGAAGGTTGCCGAGGAGATGGAAGAGAAGATAAAAGAGGCTGGCGAACAGGCTATATTCGATCTGGGAATTCACAATGTACACCCTGAGCTTGTAAGGTTGCTTGGACGGTTGAAATACAGGAGCAGCTATGCTCAGAATATATATCAACATTCACTTGAAGTTGCCTTTATATGCGGTATTATAGCATCAGAACTGAGAATTAATATTAAAGAAGCAAAAAGAGCGGGGCTCCTGCATGATATAGGAAAGGCGGTGGACCATGAAGTCGAAGGTTCACATGCTTCACTTGGCGCTGACCTTGCCAAGAAACATGGCGAAAGTGATATAATTGTCCATGCAATCCTTGCACACCACGAAGATATCCAGGCTTCAGGCATCCTTGATGTGATAGTCCAGGCAGCCGATGCTTTATCCGGTGCGAGACCTGGTGCAAGAAGGGAAATGCTCGAAACATATATCAAAAGACTTGACGAACTTGAACGTATTTCTAACAGTTTTCCTGGTGTTGAGAAATCCTATGCTATACAGGCGGGAAGAGAAATACGGATTATTGTAAGCAGCGAGAAAATAAACGACGAACAGACTTATTTACTGTCAAGGGACATTGCAAAGAAGATAGAAACGGACCTTTCTTACCCCGGACAGATTAAGATAGTGGTTATCAGAGAAACAAGGGCTGTAGAGTATGCAAAATGA
- a CDS encoding cell division protein ZapA yields the protein MEKKVEVNILNQPFTFIGEDEERIRRVAQDVDERISRIVNDYGIVNTMNAVIMAMMELTDEFFEIRAHTEKFKGRTLNLLKRVEEL from the coding sequence ATGGAAAAAAAGGTTGAAGTAAATATATTAAATCAACCATTTACGTTTATTGGCGAGGACGAAGAAAGAATTAGAAGGGTAGCACAAGATGTTGATGAAAGAATAAGTCGTATTGTTAATGATTACGGGATAGTAAACACGATGAACGCGGTTATAATGGCAATGATGGAGTTAACAGATGAATTTTTTGAGATAAGGGCGCATACCGAAAAGTTTAAGGGGAGGACCCTGAATCTTTTAAAAAGGGTTGAAGAATTATGA
- a CDS encoding LysR family transcriptional regulator → MENIKINLENLIAFFFVAKERSFSNAATKLFLTQPAVTTKIKCLERQFGTKLFINAGKQLQLTDVGKEILPIAEEVYKKSKEIENILTSYNNAGRGVLRIGASRSLSQTYLPLIINIFSDHYPNIQVSITEGTSHEIIEKIMQFKDNIGIIPKVPINDKITAITISNEKIEFVVSNKNPLAQKEHISIDDMLHQPILVAGEGSATRLALLDVFDKYKVTPNIVFEAENLEMIKKYLLTGKGMALMFPAVVKNELEEGQLKILSMADINIYIDVQLIFLSEHLLSPSAKKVIEIIHSTFSV, encoded by the coding sequence ATGGAAAACATCAAGATAAATCTCGAAAATCTTATAGCTTTTTTCTTTGTAGCAAAGGAAAGAAGTTTCAGCAACGCAGCAACAAAACTATTCCTTACGCAACCTGCAGTAACCACCAAGATCAAATGCCTGGAAAGACAATTTGGTACAAAACTCTTCATCAACGCAGGTAAACAGCTCCAACTCACCGATGTGGGCAAAGAAATCCTCCCCATAGCCGAGGAAGTATACAAAAAGTCAAAGGAAATTGAAAATATTCTGACATCATATAACAATGCAGGCAGGGGCGTGCTGCGTATTGGAGCATCAAGGTCTCTTTCTCAGACATATCTGCCCCTGATCATAAACATCTTTAGCGATCACTACCCGAACATCCAGGTAAGTATTACTGAAGGCACTTCACATGAAATCATTGAAAAAATAATGCAATTCAAAGATAATATAGGCATTATTCCTAAAGTTCCCATAAATGATAAGATTACGGCCATTACGATATCAAACGAGAAGATTGAGTTTGTAGTTAGTAACAAGAATCCGCTTGCCCAAAAGGAGCATATTTCAATAGATGACATGTTGCATCAGCCCATACTTGTTGCAGGAGAAGGTTCTGCTACGAGACTGGCCCTTTTGGATGTTTTTGACAAATATAAGGTAACACCGAATATTGTTTTTGAAGCAGAAAATCTGGAAATGATAAAGAAATATCTTTTAACAGGCAAGGGTATGGCGCTTATGTTCCCGGCAGTGGTCAAGAATGAATTAGAGGAAGGCCAGCTCAAGATTTTGAGTATGGCCGATATTAACATATACATAGATGTACAGCTTATTTTTCTCTCAGAGCACTTGCTAAGCCCGAGCGCTAAGAAGGTTATTGAAATTATTCACTCGACCTTTTCTGTCTGA
- the tyrS gene encoding tyrosine--tRNA ligase, protein MDIEQEIEIIKRGAVDLISENELRDKLKKAKSEKRPLRIKLGLDPTAPDLHLGHTVVLQKLKQFQELGHTAIFLIGDFTGMIGDPTGRIEARPALTKEELLQNAETYKEQVFKILDPDKTEIRFNSEWMETMTAADMIRLCAKYTMARIMEREDFKNRYTNNLPISIHEFLYPLVQGYDSVALRADVELGGHDQIFNLFVGRDLQKAYGQESQVLVTVPLLEGTDGINKMSKSYGNYVGIDEPPDIMFGKLMSISDELMLKYYVLLSDITMDEFKTLNDDLKNGKVHPRDTKVNFAKEMIKRFHGNTEAEAACINFEKIHREKEIPDEVEIIKLKKENDTIWIPKLLFDMGMVTSTSEGKRMIGQGGVAVTDAGSMTKITSESIIADKVDGEIFKVGKRKFKKVVFEDKQSLT, encoded by the coding sequence ATGGATATAGAACAGGAAATTGAAATAATTAAGCGTGGCGCAGTTGATCTCATCAGTGAAAACGAGCTGAGAGACAAACTGAAGAAGGCAAAATCTGAAAAAAGGCCCTTACGGATTAAGCTCGGACTTGACCCGACCGCCCCCGATTTACATCTTGGTCACACTGTTGTTCTGCAAAAATTAAAGCAATTTCAAGAACTTGGCCATACGGCAATTTTTCTCATCGGGGATTTTACCGGCATGATCGGAGACCCTACCGGAAGGATTGAGGCAAGACCTGCATTAACTAAAGAAGAGCTTCTTCAAAATGCAGAGACTTATAAAGAACAGGTCTTCAAAATCCTTGATCCTGACAAAACAGAGATCAGGTTTAACAGTGAGTGGATGGAGACCATGACAGCTGCGGACATGATCAGGTTATGTGCGAAGTATACGATGGCGCGGATTATGGAACGGGAGGATTTCAAGAACAGATATACAAACAACCTACCCATAAGTATCCATGAATTTTTATATCCCTTGGTGCAGGGATATGATTCCGTGGCATTAAGGGCTGATGTGGAGCTTGGCGGACATGACCAGATTTTTAACCTTTTTGTTGGAAGGGACTTACAGAAGGCTTATGGGCAGGAGTCACAGGTGCTTGTAACAGTACCGTTGCTTGAGGGTACGGACGGCATAAACAAAATGAGTAAAAGCTACGGAAACTATGTCGGAATAGATGAGCCGCCCGATATCATGTTCGGGAAGCTTATGTCCATATCGGATGAGCTGATGCTCAAGTATTATGTGCTTTTGAGTGACATAACCATGGATGAGTTTAAGACATTGAATGATGATTTAAAAAACGGAAAGGTTCATCCGAGAGACACAAAAGTAAACTTTGCGAAGGAAATGATAAAAAGGTTCCATGGAAACACTGAAGCCGAAGCTGCCTGTATAAATTTCGAGAAGATACACAGAGAAAAAGAAATACCCGATGAAGTTGAGATTATAAAATTAAAAAAGGAAAATGATACTATATGGATACCGAAGCTGCTCTTTGATATGGGTATGGTGACATCAACATCAGAAGGAAAACGCATGATCGGACAGGGCGGTGTTGCTGTAACAGATGCTGGAAGTATGACAAAAATAACATCTGAATCGATAATTGCAGATAAGGTTGATGGAGAAATTTTTAAGGTTGGTAAGAGAAAATTCAAAAAAGTTGTTTTTGAAGATAAGCAGTCTTTGACTTGA
- a CDS encoding TIGR00282 family metallophosphoesterase: protein MKVLFLGDVIGKPGRRAVETFIKDVNVDFKIINGENLAGGIGITPRVALEMLSCGIDLITTGNHVWKKKEAASFLMEEQRVIRPLNYPEGTPGLGYKIIKKNNIELCVANVEGRVFMNSLECPFRAMKDLTEHFDYEIPIIVDFHAEATSEKIALGWYLDGKVSAVIGTHTHVQTADERILPNGTGYITDAGMTGPADSVIGMDKTAVLKRFITMMPHKYEVGKENIEVQGVILTIDGMTNKCLKIERIKEKIS, encoded by the coding sequence ATAAAGGTCCTTTTTCTCGGTGATGTCATAGGTAAGCCGGGAAGAAGGGCTGTTGAAACCTTCATAAAAGACGTCAATGTAGATTTCAAAATAATAAATGGTGAAAATTTAGCCGGTGGCATCGGGATTACCCCAAGGGTTGCATTGGAAATGCTGTCTTGTGGAATTGACCTGATAACTACCGGTAATCATGTATGGAAAAAGAAAGAAGCAGCTTCTTTCCTGATGGAAGAGCAGCGTGTCATCAGGCCGCTTAATTATCCGGAAGGGACTCCTGGTCTTGGATATAAGATCATTAAAAAAAACAATATAGAATTATGCGTAGCCAATGTTGAGGGAAGGGTTTTTATGAATTCTCTTGAATGTCCTTTTCGGGCAATGAAAGATCTTACTGAACATTTTGACTATGAGATTCCGATAATTGTGGATTTTCATGCTGAGGCTACGTCGGAAAAAATTGCCCTTGGTTGGTATCTTGATGGGAAGGTTTCGGCAGTCATAGGAACTCATACACATGTTCAGACGGCTGATGAGAGAATTCTGCCGAACGGCACCGGATATATCACAGATGCCGGGATGACAGGCCCTGCAGATTCGGTAATAGGTATGGATAAGACGGCTGTTTTGAAAAGATTTATAACCATGATGCCACATAAATATGAAGTTGGCAAAGAAAACATTGAAGTACAGGGAGTGATTCTGACGATAGACGGCATGACTAATAAATGCTTAAAGATAGAGAGAATAAAGGAAAAGATCAGTTGA
- the amrB gene encoding AmmeMemoRadiSam system protein B, giving the protein MERLKAIFNFQFRISNFKNWSITTFIICFFIFPALSAAEEGSLKVRKPVYAGSFYPADRDALEKKIDDFLKEAESKVEKVNSPLIGIMVPHAGYEYSGEVASYAYSQLRGRHYKTVIIIGSSHRMPFRGISIYPSGAWETPLGKVEIDQKVAQRLMEQCKAIKVFSPAFEQEHSLEVQLPFLQKTLKSFRIVPLLIGSMNTDDYRTLSDALVKILRQNPKETLIVVSSDMSHYHTYNQANQMDKPALKEIEALNTDKLFDGLNNGEYELCGAQGVIALLMASKTLNAEAKTLRYANSGDVTRDKGRVVGYGSVAFYYPDDSHALNKKEQKTLLMIARKTVDEYITKGNIPGFQIKEGKLLEKRGAFVTLTKKSELRGCIGYIVPVEQLYRAVSEMAIAASSRDPRFPPVSKDELKDIHIEISVLSPLKLISSTDEVEVGRHGLYITRGNYSGLLLPQVATEQKWNKEEFLKQTCHKAGLPINAWKEKGTNIYTFTAQIFSE; this is encoded by the coding sequence ATGGAACGTTTAAAAGCAATTTTTAATTTTCAATTTCGAATTTCGAATTTTAAAAACTGGAGCATAACAACATTCATTATATGTTTTTTTATTTTTCCGGCACTGTCTGCGGCTGAAGAAGGGTCACTGAAAGTAAGAAAACCGGTCTATGCCGGTTCTTTTTATCCGGCAGACAGGGACGCACTTGAAAAGAAAATAGATGATTTTCTAAAAGAAGCAGAATCAAAGGTTGAAAAGGTGAATTCTCCTTTGATCGGCATAATGGTCCCCCATGCCGGTTATGAGTATTCCGGGGAGGTTGCCTCATATGCATACAGTCAATTGAGAGGCAGACATTATAAAACAGTCATTATCATAGGCTCAAGCCACAGAATGCCCTTCAGAGGCATTTCCATCTACCCTTCCGGCGCCTGGGAAACACCTTTAGGCAAGGTGGAAATAGATCAGAAGGTTGCACAGAGGCTTATGGAACAGTGCAAGGCCATCAAAGTCTTTTCTCCTGCCTTTGAACAGGAACATTCCCTTGAGGTCCAGTTGCCCTTTTTACAAAAAACATTGAAATCCTTCAGGATCGTTCCATTGCTTATCGGGTCAATGAACACTGATGATTACAGAACGCTTTCCGATGCACTCGTGAAAATATTGAGGCAAAACCCGAAAGAGACCCTTATCGTAGTTTCATCGGATATGTCTCATTATCACACATACAATCAGGCAAATCAGATGGATAAGCCCGCATTAAAGGAAATCGAGGCACTTAATACGGATAAGCTGTTTGATGGCTTAAATAATGGAGAATATGAACTGTGCGGCGCCCAGGGGGTAATTGCTTTACTGATGGCATCAAAAACACTGAATGCCGAGGCAAAGACCCTACGCTATGCCAATTCCGGGGATGTTACAAGGGATAAGGGTCGTGTTGTCGGGTATGGCTCGGTTGCCTTCTACTATCCTGATGACAGCCATGCACTCAATAAAAAAGAACAGAAGACACTCCTTATGATCGCACGGAAAACCGTGGATGAGTATATTACAAAAGGGAATATCCCGGGATTTCAGATAAAAGAGGGCAAGCTCCTTGAGAAGAGGGGCGCTTTTGTCACTCTCACAAAAAAAAGTGAGTTGAGGGGGTGTATAGGGTATATTGTGCCTGTTGAGCAGCTTTACAGGGCAGTTTCTGAAATGGCAATCGCAGCTTCAAGCAGAGACCCCCGTTTTCCACCTGTTTCCAAGGATGAACTGAAAGACATTCACATCGAGATATCCGTGCTAAGCCCGTTAAAATTGATTAGCAGCACAGACGAGGTTGAGGTGGGCAGACACGGGCTATATATAACCAGAGGAAACTACTCGGGCCTTCTACTCCCGCAGGTTGCCACAGAGCAGAAGTGGAACAAGGAAGAATTCCTGAAACAGACATGCCACAAGGCCGGTCTACCCATAAATGCCTGGAAAGAAAAGGGAACGAACATTTATACCTTCACAGCCCAAATTTTTTCAGAATAA
- a CDS encoding methyltransferase produces MINRKLIYFITLLIVGGLGGIVAQTVLLREMLILFSGNEFSIGIIIGSWVIWEAIGSFIGGRWNKINSMNALMSSIILFSVFFPASIYFTRVFKTIASIDPGVGIGLLPTFYSSVIILLPTGFLHGLFFTLACSAHNEITGEGTTSTGKVYFIEMLGTIIGGVLVNYLLIIYYNSFQIAMGVALISALTCSFFACSTGLSKKRIITSISICLFVLSTIFLTGSGTEKINNLALKRQWPGQNMVYYGNSHYQNIVVVQNDSQYTFFSNGIPAVTTPIPDIAFVEEFVHLPMLAHPSPENILIIGAGAGGIINELLKYPSVKKIDYVERDPLFLKVIRKFSTPLTQRELDNPIVNLYYIDGKRFLTETSNKYDVILLGLPPPYTLQANRFFTQEFFTAAKARLNYNGILTLTLTGSLTYYSKELKELNVSIIHTVEKVFSYVYVLPGDFNLFMASDAQEVALISPALLYGRLRGYGIKTGLITSSHLNYRFEEIRRNWFLSNMQGTTASINRDFSPKGLFYHVTYINLLFSPYLKIFFDYVNQINIIVSIVFIASLFLVFFFLQRRYSGTGIVYAISTTGFAAMILELILLFSFQIFYGYIFHEIGILITTFMAGMAAGSLVIVLSLNHIKKIFLAFIYTEAAIALFCFILLLILLFIEPAVTYNPLSVRVIFFILLFVSGFLAGMEFPLANKVYRAGSVGRTAGILYGADLLGGWIGGIIGGIVLLPILGLSDGCIALITLKISSFVLLLTSYKK; encoded by the coding sequence ATGATTAATCGAAAACTTATCTATTTTATTACTTTATTGATTGTCGGCGGCCTTGGCGGGATTGTTGCCCAGACAGTCCTGCTCAGGGAAATGCTTATCCTCTTCTCCGGAAATGAATTCTCCATTGGCATTATCATAGGCTCCTGGGTCATCTGGGAAGCAATAGGGTCTTTCATCGGGGGGAGATGGAACAAAATAAATAGTATGAACGCCCTCATGTCATCAATCATCCTGTTTTCAGTCTTCTTTCCTGCGAGCATATACTTCACGCGTGTCTTCAAAACAATTGCCAGCATTGACCCCGGCGTGGGTATCGGATTGTTGCCTACATTTTATTCCTCAGTCATTATTCTCCTGCCTACAGGTTTTCTCCACGGCCTTTTCTTTACTCTCGCTTGTTCAGCTCACAATGAGATTACAGGAGAAGGAACTACTTCAACAGGGAAGGTATACTTCATCGAAATGCTTGGAACAATTATCGGGGGTGTGCTGGTTAATTATCTGCTTATCATTTATTATAACTCCTTTCAGATAGCTATGGGGGTTGCCCTAATCAGTGCATTGACGTGTTCATTTTTTGCCTGCTCAACAGGCCTTTCAAAAAAACGCATTATAACAAGCATCTCAATATGCCTGTTTGTTCTTTCAACTATCTTTCTGACAGGCAGCGGAACAGAAAAGATCAACAACCTTGCTTTAAAAAGGCAATGGCCTGGTCAAAACATGGTATATTACGGAAACTCCCATTATCAAAACATCGTCGTTGTTCAGAATGACAGTCAGTATACCTTTTTCTCCAATGGCATCCCTGCCGTCACAACGCCCATCCCTGACATTGCCTTTGTTGAAGAGTTCGTGCACCTTCCAATGCTTGCCCACCCTTCCCCGGAAAATATACTCATCATAGGCGCAGGCGCTGGGGGTATCATAAACGAGTTGCTCAAATACCCTTCTGTTAAAAAAATAGATTATGTTGAAAGAGATCCGCTGTTTCTTAAAGTCATTCGGAAGTTTTCTACACCGCTGACGCAAAGGGAGCTGGATAACCCCATTGTCAACCTGTATTATATTGACGGAAAGCGTTTTTTAACAGAAACGTCTAATAAATACGATGTTATACTTCTTGGTTTACCTCCGCCCTATACGCTTCAGGCAAACAGGTTCTTTACACAGGAATTTTTCACAGCAGCGAAGGCAAGATTGAATTATAATGGAATACTTACGCTAACATTGACAGGTTCCCTAACATATTACAGCAAGGAATTAAAGGAACTAAATGTAAGCATTATACATACCGTTGAAAAGGTATTTTCCTACGTGTATGTACTACCTGGCGATTTCAACCTTTTTATGGCATCGGACGCCCAGGAGGTTGCCCTCATCTCCCCTGCCCTTCTTTATGGCAGGTTAAGGGGGTACGGGATAAAAACAGGCCTTATCACCTCTTCGCACCTGAACTACCGCTTTGAAGAAATCCGGCGCAACTGGTTCCTATCCAACATGCAGGGCACAACGGCGTCCATCAATAGAGATTTTTCTCCAAAAGGCCTTTTTTATCATGTTACATACATCAACCTGCTTTTTTCCCCATATTTGAAAATATTTTTCGATTATGTAAATCAGATTAACATTATTGTCTCCATTGTCTTCATAGCATCACTTTTTTTGGTCTTCTTTTTTCTTCAGAGAAGGTACAGCGGGACAGGCATTGTCTATGCCATTTCAACTACAGGTTTTGCAGCAATGATTCTTGAGTTGATCCTTCTCTTCAGTTTTCAGATATTTTATGGTTATATATTCCATGAAATCGGTATTCTTATAACAACCTTTATGGCAGGCATGGCTGCCGGCAGTCTTGTTATCGTTCTTTCCCTGAACCATATCAAAAAGATATTCCTCGCCTTCATCTATACAGAGGCAGCAATTGCCCTTTTTTGCTTCATCCTTCTTCTGATACTCCTTTTTATTGAGCCTGCCGTCACTTATAATCCCCTATCCGTGCGGGTAATCTTTTTCATCCTGTTATTTGTCTCAGGATTTCTGGCCGGCATGGAATTCCCCTTAGCAAACAAGGTTTATCGGGCAGGCAGCGTTGGCAGAACTGCCGGAATTTTATACGGCGCTGATCTTCTTGGCGGCTGGATTGGCGGGATTATAGGCGGGATTGTGCTACTGCCCATACTTGGTTTGTCGGATGGGTGCATCGCACTTATAACATTAAAAATAAGCAGCTTCGTGCTATTGTTAACCTCATACAAAAAGTAG
- a CDS encoding PEP/pyruvate-binding domain-containing protein yields the protein MDMKEIYWLDELSKEYREAVGNKCANLGELIKIGLRVPYGFALSIKAYETFMEQSGLKEKVIQIVEKETNAGLDVDKEIDRMIAMSATIREAIEECEMPPGMAALIAEFYMELQKKVGITDVACAVRSSGAVSMPGQMETYLNIKGESEIIRNVKKVWASAFTTRAIVFRIKSNMPISWAPIGIAVIMMIDAKSAGVTLTVLPSAGDLDRAIVEGNFGLGESVVSGDITPDSFIINKIDMLIESRSVAEKTKMVVYGEIGTTIAEVPVELKKSPCLDDNEILEIVRIGKEVENYFGFPQDMEWAVDKRFPFPENIFWVQARGAKYTKKDVGKDEAYVVDMMLQLFRK from the coding sequence ATGGATATGAAAGAAATTTATTGGTTGGATGAACTATCTAAAGAATATAGAGAAGCTGTGGGAAATAAATGTGCAAACCTGGGAGAGCTGATAAAAATCGGCCTTCGTGTGCCCTATGGATTTGCTCTTTCCATAAAAGCTTATGAAACATTTATGGAACAATCAGGTTTAAAGGAAAAGGTAATACAGATAGTTGAAAAGGAAACAAATGCAGGCCTTGATGTTGATAAAGAAATAGACAGGATGATAGCGATGAGCGCGACAATAAGAGAGGCCATCGAGGAGTGTGAAATGCCGCCGGGTATGGCCGCGCTCATCGCTGAATTCTACATGGAGCTTCAAAAAAAGGTAGGTATCACCGATGTAGCCTGCGCTGTAAGATCAAGCGGGGCCGTAAGTATGCCGGGCCAGATGGAAACCTATCTGAATATAAAGGGTGAATCTGAGATCATCAGGAATGTAAAAAAGGTCTGGGCAAGCGCCTTTACAACACGGGCAATCGTCTTCAGGATAAAGAGCAATATGCCTATTTCATGGGCGCCTATCGGCATTGCCGTAATCATGATGATCGATGCAAAAAGCGCCGGTGTTACATTGACTGTTCTCCCCAGTGCAGGCGATCTTGATCGTGCCATAGTTGAAGGTAATTTTGGTCTTGGAGAAAGTGTTGTCAGCGGGGATATAACGCCCGACTCTTTTATAATAAACAAAATTGATATGTTAATAGAATCAAGATCTGTTGCTGAAAAGACTAAGATGGTTGTCTATGGCGAAATTGGTACAACAATTGCTGAAGTGCCGGTTGAGTTAAAAAAATCGCCTTGTCTCGATGATAACGAAATACTCGAGATAGTAAGAATTGGCAAGGAAGTTGAAAATTACTTCGGTTTTCCCCAGGATATGGAATGGGCCGTGGATAAAAGATTCCCTTTTCCGGAAAATATTTTCTGGGTGCAGGCCAGAGGAGCGAAATACACAAAAAAAGATGTTGGAAAGGATGAAGCGTATGTAGTAGACATGATGCTTCAACTCTTTAGAAAGTAG
- the amrS gene encoding AmmeMemoRadiSam system radical SAM enzyme: protein MLSRRNFIKIACLTPLILNIKPEILLGSDGNPLKEALYYEKYDEKKQIVWCQLCPRGCTISEATSGFCRARKNIKGKLYSLGYALPCAIHIDPIEKKPFFNVLPRSLSFSIASAGCNLRCKFCQNWQISQVSPLETENRYRPPDIIVSMAKANNCKSIAYTYTEPTNFFEYMFDTARIAKSKGILNVSHSNGYINPEPLKELCKYLDAVNIDLKGFSQEFYNKVCEAELNPVLETIKTLKKSGVWVEITNLVISGYNDDPKMIANMCEWLKNNAGIDTPVHFSRFYPMYKLTGVSPTPVSTLDRAREIALKTGLHYVYIGNVPGHPGENTYCPKCRKIVIKRAGYSMLENNMKAGKCKFCDEKIGGIWNV, encoded by the coding sequence ATGCTGAGCAGACGGAACTTCATAAAAATAGCCTGTCTTACCCCTCTTATCCTGAACATAAAACCGGAGATTCTTCTTGGCAGCGACGGTAATCCTTTAAAAGAGGCACTGTATTACGAAAAATATGACGAAAAAAAGCAGATCGTATGGTGTCAATTGTGCCCCAGAGGATGCACCATTTCTGAAGCTACTTCAGGCTTCTGCCGGGCAAGAAAAAATATAAAAGGAAAGCTCTACTCACTCGGATATGCCCTACCCTGCGCCATCCACATTGACCCTATTGAAAAAAAACCTTTTTTTAATGTGCTTCCCAGAAGTCTCAGCTTTTCCATTGCCAGTGCGGGATGCAACCTGAGATGTAAATTCTGTCAGAACTGGCAGATATCGCAGGTCTCCCCGCTTGAAACGGAAAACCGTTATCGCCCTCCCGACATAATTGTTTCAATGGCAAAAGCAAACAACTGCAAAAGCATTGCCTATACATATACCGAGCCGACAAACTTTTTTGAATACATGTTTGATACAGCCAGGATAGCAAAAAGCAAGGGCATCCTGAACGTATCGCACTCAAACGGATATATCAATCCGGAGCCGTTAAAAGAGCTGTGCAAATATCTTGATGCGGTAAACATTGATCTAAAGGGATTCAGTCAGGAGTTTTACAACAAAGTATGTGAGGCAGAACTCAACCCGGTCCTTGAAACGATAAAAACATTAAAGAAATCAGGAGTGTGGGTAGAGATTACGAACCTTGTAATTTCAGGTTATAACGATGATCCGAAGATGATTGCAAATATGTGTGAATGGTTAAAAAACAATGCCGGGATTGATACGCCTGTGCATTTTTCCCGGTTCTACCCCATGTATAAGCTAACAGGGGTCTCTCCTACCCCGGTGAGCACACTGGACAGGGCAAGGGAAATAGCGTTGAAAACAGGGCTGCATTACGTTTATATCGGGAATGTACCGGGACATCCGGGGGAAAACACATACTGTCCGAAATGCAGAAAAATAGTGATTAAGAGAGCCGGATACAGCATGTTGGAAAATAATATGAAGGCCGGGAAATGTAAATTTTGTGATGAAAAGATAGGAGGCATATGGAACGTTTAA